The following are encoded together in the Narcine bancroftii isolate sNarBan1 chromosome 10, sNarBan1.hap1, whole genome shotgun sequence genome:
- the hpdl gene encoding 4-hydroxyphenylpyruvate dioxygenase-like protein gives MAVRVQRLSHIAFQVHSGEHFARHLVRRFKFEPCGRREAPGARQLVLRKGSAVFMVNESAAGGRRREPGPGPGGLLYDAAPGHAVDSACNVSFEVRDVEQATLSLSRLGCQVLVPPSPVQDDLGSVTYSVVRSVVGNVRHTLVDRSDYSGDFLPGFGAPAAGWAQEEAGGPLAVTHFDHITYACPPGQSGRIMDWYRDCFGFQRFLMNGNEDVDNGYVIKGNDIGLRLTAMEYRKCSEVGMSISTNEEKETDCKFVIAESLPYQGKNQVDTFLEEHHGAGIQHVGLCTNDIVSTCKSLADAGVQFFTPPSTYYTEIEKQQEIMNAGEDPELLSQYGILLDSEDDGEGEAKCHGPSNNKKRYLMQMFTKPLFSEETFFLELIERKGASRFGDGNIRALWKSVQTFMDQQEENKCKKNIG, from the exons ATGGCGGTCAGGGTGCAGCGCCTCAGTCACATCGCCTTCCAGGTCCACAGCGGCGAACACTTCGCCCGCCACCTGGTGCGGCGCTTCAAGTTCGAGCCTTGCGGCCGCCGGGAGGCTCCGGGCGCCAGGCAGCTGGTACTGAGAAAAGGCTCCGCCGTCTTCATGGTGAACGAGAGCGCGGCGGGCGGCCGGCGCAGGgagccggggccggggccggggggTCTCTTGTACGACGCGGCTCCGGGGCACGCGGTCGACTCGGCCTGCAACGTCTCGTTCGAGGTGAGGGACGTGGAGCAGGCGACGCTGAGCTTGAGCCGCCTCGGCTGCCAGGTCCTGGTGCCGCCGAGCCCCGTGCAGGACGACCTGGGTTCGGTCACCTACTCAGTGGTGCGGTCGGTGGTGGGGAACGTCCGCCATACCCTCGTCGACCGGAGCGACTACTCGGGCGACTTCCTGCCCGGTTTCGGAGCCCCGGCCGCGGGCTGGGCGCAGGAGGAGGCCGGGGGCCCGCTGGCCGTCACTCATTTCGATCACATCACGTACGCGTGTCCTCCAGGGCAGAGCGGTCGGATCATGGACTGGTACCGGGACTGCTTCGGCTTCCAGCGCTTCCTCATGAATGG AAATGAAGATGTAGATAACGGCTATGTCATTAAAGGGAATGACATTGGACTGCGCTTGACTGCGATGGAATACAGGAAATGCAGTGAAGTTGGAATGTCAATTTCTACAAATGAAGAGAAGGAAACAGACTGCAAATTTGTGATTGCTGAGTCCTTGCCCTATCAAG GTAAAAATCAAGTTGACACATTTCTGGAGGAGCACCATGGAGCTGGGATACAGCATGTGGGATTATGTACTAATGACATAGTTTCTACCTGCAAATctcttgcagatgctggggttcaaTTTTTTACTCCTCCTTCTACATATTACACAGAG ATTGAGAAACAGCAGGAGATCATGAATGCAGGAGAAGATCCAGAGTTGCTTTCACAATATGGCATTCTTCTGGATTCTGAAGATGATGGTGAAGGAGAAGCCAAATGTCATGGACCATCTAATAACAAGAAAAG GTACCTGATGCAAATGTTTACAAAACCATTATTTTCTGAAGAGACATTTTTTCTTGAGCTAATTGAGCGAAAAGGTGCTTCACGATTTGGAGATGGGAATATCCGTGCATTGTGGAAATCTGTTCAGACTTTTATGGATCAGCAAGAGGAGAATAAGTGTAAAAAGAATATCGGCTAG